From Microbacterium sp. LWH11-1.2, one genomic window encodes:
- a CDS encoding CDP-alcohol phosphatidyltransferase family protein: MISQSRPGFREYLADLNRAQKSGAGVPAYTRWVNRRLARGIAAGSSALGLTPNAVTTISAILSAAGLALMIVVGPTWWSALLTAALLALGYVFDSADGQVARLTGTSSPAGEWLDHVVDAIRTPAIHLTVAVAVVLHRPELVWVAIIALLFTVMSVGQFMSQILAEQLVRNSGGEAEEGSGLRKSLFLLPTDTGVLCWSFALWAFPPAFAVVYALLFAINLVHTAASMRRKYRKLVAR, encoded by the coding sequence GTGATCTCACAGAGTCGGCCCGGTTTCCGCGAGTACCTCGCAGACCTCAACCGCGCCCAGAAGAGCGGCGCGGGGGTGCCCGCGTACACCCGCTGGGTGAACCGTCGGCTGGCCCGTGGGATCGCTGCCGGATCCTCGGCGCTGGGGCTCACCCCCAACGCGGTCACCACGATCAGCGCGATCCTGTCGGCGGCCGGGCTGGCTCTGATGATCGTCGTAGGTCCGACGTGGTGGTCGGCGCTGCTGACGGCCGCGCTCCTGGCCCTGGGCTATGTCTTCGACTCCGCCGACGGCCAGGTCGCCCGCCTCACCGGGACATCGAGCCCGGCCGGCGAGTGGCTCGACCACGTGGTCGATGCGATCCGCACGCCGGCGATCCACCTGACCGTGGCGGTCGCGGTCGTGCTCCACCGCCCGGAGCTCGTCTGGGTCGCGATCATCGCGCTGCTGTTCACCGTGATGAGCGTCGGGCAGTTCATGAGTCAGATCCTGGCCGAGCAGCTGGTGCGCAACTCCGGCGGCGAGGCCGAGGAGGGCAGCGGGCTGCGCAAGTCGCTCTTCCTCCTGCCGACCGACACCGGGGTGCTCTGCTGGAGCTTCGCGCTCTGGGCGTTCCCGCCCGCTTTCGCCGTGGTCTACGCACTCCTGTTCGCGATCAACCTCGTGCACACGGCGGCGTCGATGCGGCGCAAGTACCGCAAGCTCGTCGCACGCTGA
- a CDS encoding Wzz/FepE/Etk N-terminal domain-containing protein, protein MDEDQGSTTTLGFEQYVFVLKRQWRVILAATVLGGIAAAGYLVVAQQTVTATTTINLNVITTEPFSAQKAASGLLDDATETAIARSHVVASRASDLLDGDLSPSEIRAASTVTTSSGAAVVTVDFDADSSAEAIKGADAVASAYLSFRSDQAQERITVMVTNLTERIDALNTTLGEANQALVSADVTSAAYAQATTQRQQILTELDGLLSQRNGLQSVDTTGGIVLSAAEDNELGFAPGRTVTLLTGIAAGLVLGLIAAFVWNPFDRRLRNAKEMSRALRAPVFATVDARREDVPARGAAADSLRVTRERLLVDIYLGTTVLVIDATHRTETSPTAVNLAVVTAQAGHDVQFIVPEGTDEFHEHLRAALALEEEEAGTATSATIPSLRVFSATDEGDEYQGDLLLTDQTYAAIENAGSDEITFLVLSSAAHPASILAGLRVAQSVVVVTRERDTTTSEIRWIREEADGIDTRILGAIAERGLPRAQRKESGIAWPFPARSERAATLRHEARNPVAADS, encoded by the coding sequence ATGGACGAGGATCAGGGAAGCACGACGACGCTCGGATTCGAGCAGTACGTTTTCGTGCTCAAGCGGCAGTGGCGGGTGATCCTCGCCGCGACGGTGCTCGGGGGCATCGCGGCAGCGGGATATCTCGTGGTCGCGCAGCAGACCGTCACGGCCACCACGACGATCAACCTCAACGTGATCACGACCGAGCCGTTCAGTGCGCAGAAGGCGGCGTCCGGTCTGCTCGACGATGCGACCGAGACGGCCATCGCCCGTTCGCACGTGGTCGCCTCGCGCGCGTCCGATCTTCTCGACGGCGATCTCAGCCCGAGTGAGATCCGCGCCGCTTCCACGGTGACGACCTCGTCGGGTGCGGCTGTCGTCACGGTCGACTTCGATGCGGACAGCTCTGCGGAGGCCATCAAGGGGGCGGATGCCGTCGCCTCCGCGTACCTGTCCTTCCGCAGCGATCAGGCGCAGGAGCGCATCACGGTGATGGTGACCAATCTCACCGAGCGCATCGATGCGCTCAACACGACTCTCGGCGAGGCCAACCAGGCGCTCGTCAGCGCCGATGTGACCAGCGCCGCCTACGCGCAGGCGACGACGCAGCGCCAGCAGATCCTCACCGAGCTCGACGGACTGCTCTCGCAGCGCAACGGTCTGCAGAGCGTCGACACGACTGGCGGCATCGTCCTCTCGGCCGCCGAGGACAACGAACTCGGTTTCGCGCCGGGACGCACCGTGACCCTGCTCACGGGCATCGCCGCAGGACTCGTCCTCGGGCTCATCGCCGCGTTCGTCTGGAATCCCTTCGATCGCCGGCTGCGCAACGCCAAGGAGATGTCACGGGCGCTCCGGGCCCCGGTGTTCGCGACGGTCGATGCGCGGCGTGAAGACGTGCCGGCGCGCGGTGCCGCGGCCGATTCGCTGCGCGTCACCCGCGAGCGTCTCCTCGTCGACATCTATCTGGGCACGACGGTCCTGGTCATCGACGCGACGCACCGCACGGAGACGTCGCCGACCGCGGTCAACCTCGCGGTCGTGACCGCGCAGGCAGGACACGACGTGCAGTTCATCGTCCCGGAGGGCACGGACGAGTTCCACGAGCACCTGCGCGCGGCACTCGCGCTCGAGGAGGAGGAAGCCGGCACGGCGACCTCCGCGACCATCCCCTCTCTGCGCGTGTTCTCGGCGACCGACGAGGGTGACGAGTACCAGGGAGACCTGCTGCTCACCGATCAGACCTACGCGGCGATCGAGAACGCCGGCAGCGACGAGATCACGTTCCTCGTGCTCTCGTCGGCCGCTCATCCCGCGAGCATCCTCGCCGGTCTGCGGGTCGCGCAGTCGGTCGTGGTCGTCACGCGCGAGCGTGACACGACCACTTCCGAGATCCGCTGGATCAGGGAAGAGGCCGACGGGATCGACACGCGGATCCTCGGGGCGATCGCGGAGCGCGGCCTGCCGCGCGCGCAGCGCAAGGAGTCGGGCATCGCCTGGCCGTTCCCCGCACGCAGCGAGCGGGCGGCGACCCTGCGCCACGAGGCGCGCAACCCGGTGGCAGCGGACTCCTGA
- a CDS encoding O-antigen ligase family protein — protein MRTDLAVVGATPPSTVARAALPRWPFTAMLALFPLWWGLGVAEMAWIPLAGCMVVLMVRRGGIRVPRGFAIWLLFMVLMCASVIGIDTSGRLIGFVYRALLYATITVVFVYVYNAKETLTLRYVLGLMTLFWLWAVLGGFAGVMAPEFAFRTPLSYILPQGLQANELISEMVVRRLTQFNPESWLALDPRPSAPFLYTNGWGNVYSVTLPMVVAYMTLIRRGKVFWLLLLAIPLSLIPAFLTLNRGMFIGLAVAAAYLFFRFAMAGRLRQVLLLTVIGVVAAVAAIALDVGSKLTDRVETSSSTEDRANLYEETFVRTLQSPLFGYGAPRPSFTDGAPSAGTQGHLWMVMFSHGFPALICFVGALVWMYFATIRGRSTAMLVLHTVQLVILVEVFFYGVLPNGLILTFPAAALAMRELRTTLSPPSSNR, from the coding sequence GTGCGTACGGATCTCGCCGTCGTCGGTGCGACGCCCCCGTCGACGGTCGCCCGCGCCGCCCTGCCTCGGTGGCCCTTCACGGCGATGCTCGCACTGTTCCCCCTCTGGTGGGGTCTCGGGGTCGCCGAGATGGCCTGGATCCCGCTGGCCGGATGCATGGTCGTGCTCATGGTCAGACGCGGCGGCATCCGGGTCCCCCGCGGCTTCGCGATCTGGCTGCTGTTCATGGTCCTCATGTGCGCGTCGGTCATCGGCATCGACACGTCGGGCCGCCTCATCGGGTTCGTCTACCGTGCCCTGCTGTATGCGACCATCACCGTCGTCTTCGTCTACGTGTACAACGCGAAGGAGACGCTCACCCTGCGCTACGTGCTCGGGCTGATGACGCTCTTCTGGCTGTGGGCGGTCCTCGGCGGCTTCGCGGGTGTCATGGCACCCGAGTTCGCCTTTCGCACGCCGCTGTCGTACATCCTGCCGCAGGGTCTCCAGGCCAACGAGCTCATCAGCGAGATGGTGGTGCGGCGGCTGACGCAGTTCAACCCCGAGAGCTGGCTCGCGCTCGATCCGCGACCCTCTGCACCGTTCCTCTATACGAACGGCTGGGGCAACGTCTACTCGGTGACTCTCCCGATGGTGGTCGCTTACATGACCCTCATCCGCCGCGGCAAGGTCTTCTGGCTGCTGCTGCTCGCCATCCCGCTCTCGCTCATCCCGGCCTTCCTCACCCTCAACCGCGGCATGTTCATCGGACTCGCGGTGGCCGCCGCCTACCTGTTCTTCCGCTTCGCGATGGCCGGCCGACTCCGGCAGGTGCTGCTGCTCACCGTCATCGGCGTGGTGGCGGCCGTCGCCGCGATCGCCCTCGACGTGGGCAGCAAGCTCACCGATCGCGTCGAGACGAGCTCCTCGACGGAGGATCGCGCGAACCTCTACGAGGAGACGTTCGTCCGCACCCTGCAGTCGCCGCTCTTCGGCTACGGGGCACCGCGCCCCTCGTTCACCGACGGGGCGCCGTCGGCCGGGACGCAGGGCCATCTGTGGATGGTGATGTTCTCGCACGGCTTCCCCGCACTGATCTGCTTCGTCGGCGCCCTGGTGTGGATGTACTTCGCCACGATCCGCGGCCGCAGCACCGCGATGCTGGTGCTGCACACCGTGCAGCTCGTGATCCTCGTCGAGGTTTTCTTCTACGGCGTGCTGCCCAACGGCCTGATCCTCACCTTCCCCGCCGCGGCGCTGGCCATGCGGGAGCTGAGAACGACGTTGTCGCCGCCCTCGTCGAACCGGTAG
- a CDS encoding glycosyltransferase family 2 protein — protein MATRDRPQLLRRAVASVFAQEHVHPIEVVLVYDGTPIDELDDLERGPHVLRAVNNARTPGLAGARNTGILEASAPLIAFCDDDDEWKPGKLSAQLPLFDDPEVVLAATGIEIHSAGGKHERHSPASVDLDDLLRSRITELHPSSFVIRAEVLKGALGLVDEELPASYGEDYDLLLRAAKVGRVRAVPEALTIIHWDRTSYFSEKWQGIADGLSYLLAKHPEFTRSGEGQARIEGQIAFAHGALGDRPQARSWARRAIGHDARQPRAYLAMLVGMGVVSGERVVSALNKRGRGM, from the coding sequence ATGGCGACGCGAGACCGTCCGCAGCTGCTTCGTCGCGCCGTGGCATCCGTCTTCGCGCAGGAACACGTCCACCCGATCGAGGTGGTCCTCGTCTATGACGGCACGCCGATAGACGAGCTCGACGACCTCGAGCGCGGCCCGCACGTCCTGCGCGCCGTCAACAACGCGAGGACTCCGGGCCTCGCGGGTGCCCGCAACACGGGCATCCTGGAGGCGAGTGCGCCTCTCATCGCGTTCTGCGATGACGACGACGAGTGGAAGCCGGGCAAGCTGAGCGCGCAGCTGCCGCTGTTCGACGACCCCGAGGTCGTGCTCGCCGCGACCGGTATCGAGATCCACTCCGCGGGCGGAAAGCACGAGCGCCACTCCCCCGCGTCGGTGGATCTGGACGACCTGCTGCGATCGCGCATCACCGAGCTGCATCCGTCGTCCTTCGTGATCCGCGCCGAGGTGCTCAAGGGCGCACTGGGGCTGGTCGACGAGGAGCTTCCCGCGTCATACGGCGAGGACTACGATCTGCTGCTCCGCGCCGCCAAGGTCGGCCGCGTGCGGGCGGTGCCCGAGGCGCTCACGATCATCCACTGGGACCGCACCTCGTACTTCAGCGAGAAGTGGCAGGGGATCGCCGACGGTCTGAGCTACCTGCTGGCCAAGCACCCCGAGTTCACACGGAGCGGAGAGGGCCAGGCGCGCATCGAGGGCCAGATCGCCTTCGCGCACGGTGCCCTGGGCGACCGGCCGCAGGCGCGCTCCTGGGCCCGACGGGCCATCGGCCACGACGCCCGCCAGCCGCGCGCGTACCTGGCGATGCTGGTCGGCATGGGAGTCGTGTCGGGAGAGCGGGTCGTCTCCGCGCTCAACAAGCGCGGACGGGGCATGTAG
- a CDS encoding glycosyltransferase, protein MPRLSVIVPAYNAAGTIASALRSTLRALPRDAEIVVLDDGSTDDTAGAARGTGDRRVRVLSRPNRGVSATLTDLLDATDSELVARMDADDLVLPGRFRRQLTALDGGADAVFTTVVTWGSGLPGVPRPTGIDAEDFGLHLLLTNPVAHSTLVARRSAIVDAGGYRSLPTEDYDLWLRMVEHGARIRRLALPGLAYRVHPGQVTASETWRRSSWENTEIAESYSTLAERLIGAPATRITSLSIDDSLSAKEKLAEVDRFSALFRRALDGHRPSAQRALRRKLAERRAWLAARVDDAAVAAR, encoded by the coding sequence ATGCCTCGCCTCTCGGTGATCGTCCCGGCCTACAACGCCGCCGGCACGATCGCCTCCGCTCTCCGATCGACCCTGAGGGCGCTGCCTCGCGACGCCGAGATCGTCGTGCTCGACGACGGGAGCACCGACGACACCGCCGGCGCCGCGCGGGGCACGGGAGACCGCAGGGTTCGCGTGCTGTCACGCCCGAACCGCGGCGTCTCCGCGACGCTCACCGATCTGCTCGATGCGACGGACAGCGAGCTCGTCGCCCGCATGGATGCCGATGACCTGGTCCTGCCCGGTCGATTCCGCCGGCAGCTCACGGCGCTCGACGGCGGTGCCGATGCGGTGTTCACCACGGTCGTCACGTGGGGCTCCGGGCTGCCCGGCGTGCCGCGCCCCACGGGGATCGACGCCGAGGACTTCGGCCTGCATCTGCTGCTGACGAACCCGGTCGCCCACTCCACGCTCGTCGCCCGGCGCTCAGCCATCGTCGATGCCGGGGGCTACCGCTCACTGCCCACCGAGGACTACGATCTCTGGCTGCGCATGGTCGAGCACGGCGCGCGGATCCGACGGCTCGCGCTTCCGGGGCTGGCCTATCGCGTGCACCCGGGCCAGGTGACGGCATCCGAGACATGGCGACGCTCCTCGTGGGAGAACACGGAGATCGCCGAGTCGTACTCGACTCTCGCCGAGCGTCTGATCGGAGCGCCCGCGACGCGCATCACCTCGCTCTCGATCGACGACTCCCTGAGCGCGAAGGAGAAGCTCGCCGAGGTGGACCGCTTCTCGGCGCTGTTCCGGCGCGCCCTCGACGGGCATCGACCGTCGGCGCAGCGCGCGCTGCGCCGCAAGCTCGCGGAACGACGGGCCTGGCTCGCCGCACGGGTCGACGACGCGGCGGTGGCGGCGCGATGA
- a CDS encoding serine acetyltransferase has protein sequence MTAQSPRQRYRTAWAADRRANASYPKSRFVLRWFRSAQRWRAGRGPLARLVFVVVGGSYKLVTEGFMGIELPVSTEVGPGLRLRHGVGVVVNPASRIGANVMIRQGVTLGNRKLPNDCPTIEDGVEIGVGAVVIGAVTVGAGARIGPNAVVFRDVPPGAVVASPASEIRG, from the coding sequence ATGACCGCGCAGAGCCCGCGCCAGCGGTACCGGACCGCGTGGGCGGCCGATCGGCGGGCGAACGCCTCCTACCCGAAGAGCAGATTCGTTCTGCGGTGGTTCCGCAGCGCGCAGCGGTGGCGCGCAGGCCGTGGCCCGCTCGCCCGCCTCGTCTTCGTCGTGGTCGGCGGCTCCTACAAGCTCGTCACCGAGGGCTTCATGGGGATCGAGCTGCCGGTCAGCACGGAGGTCGGCCCCGGGTTGCGCCTCCGCCACGGCGTCGGGGTCGTCGTGAATCCGGCCAGCAGGATCGGCGCGAACGTCATGATCCGCCAGGGTGTGACCCTCGGCAACCGGAAGCTCCCGAACGACTGCCCGACCATCGAGGACGGCGTCGAGATCGGTGTGGGAGCGGTCGTGATCGGCGCGGTGACGGTCGGCGCCGGTGCGCGGATCGGTCCGAACGCCGTCGTGTTCCGCGACGTCCCTCCCGGTGCGGTCGTCGCCTCACCGGCGAGCGAGATCCGCGGCTGA
- a CDS encoding family 16 glycosylhydrolase, whose product MRTSRRTSFAALGAAVLTFSLLSGAPALAADEDLPGWTFQEDVDLSDSSRWTLETGQASNTSSYDLPSNVSFGSDGLTVVGAEEKRSSAAYTSGDAKGLDITIPNYSRVEVVGSVPFGPGLWPALMWLRPLDSAHGEIDLMEVFGDDARPAATIHNEYGSTHRSLQGSVRWENLPNSDPTGVHTYVMEKTPNRIVISVDGHVMLDAGPEDVRPGFDWNAIFERPGATWYPRVTLQIGCPPLDLLCGIGLPLTGWQGGAINLQSLKIWRMADPGEQPPVVEPPVVEPPIVEPPVVVPPVVEPPVVEPPVVEPPVVENPVEAGTFALWPGKEVRHEYDAGAADGSEAQVAFTVPKNIGTGVMYHSLQVASSDDGRSGYRATVTLKASGSIRLTLASVTGNRSTVLEDVTVAKRGTYAPGDDVQVALSVKDGTVSAKSWVAGAEEPDWQLTADGAKPAGDGVLLLGYLSKRAPSAVMAPWSDLGVTAP is encoded by the coding sequence ATGCGAACCTCTCGAAGAACGTCTTTTGCTGCGCTCGGCGCCGCAGTTCTCACCTTCTCCCTCCTCAGCGGAGCTCCAGCTCTCGCCGCTGATGAGGACCTCCCTGGATGGACATTCCAGGAAGATGTCGACCTGTCCGATTCGAGCCGCTGGACGCTCGAGACCGGCCAGGCGTCGAACACGTCGTCGTACGACCTCCCGAGCAACGTCTCGTTCGGCAGCGACGGCCTGACGGTCGTCGGCGCCGAGGAGAAGCGCTCCTCGGCGGCCTACACCTCCGGTGATGCGAAGGGGCTCGACATCACGATCCCCAACTACTCGCGCGTCGAGGTGGTCGGCTCCGTCCCGTTCGGCCCCGGTCTGTGGCCGGCTCTCATGTGGCTGCGTCCGCTGGACAGCGCACACGGCGAGATCGACCTCATGGAGGTCTTCGGCGATGATGCGCGCCCCGCGGCGACGATCCACAACGAGTACGGCTCCACGCACCGCAGCCTGCAGGGTTCCGTCCGGTGGGAGAACCTGCCGAATTCCGACCCGACCGGTGTGCACACCTACGTGATGGAGAAGACGCCGAATCGCATCGTGATCAGCGTCGACGGTCACGTGATGCTCGATGCGGGGCCGGAGGACGTGCGTCCCGGATTCGACTGGAACGCCATCTTCGAGCGCCCGGGAGCCACCTGGTACCCCCGCGTGACTCTGCAGATCGGATGCCCGCCGCTCGATCTGCTGTGCGGCATCGGTCTTCCCCTCACCGGCTGGCAGGGCGGTGCGATCAACCTGCAGAGCCTGAAGATCTGGCGCATGGCCGACCCCGGCGAGCAGCCGCCCGTCGTGGAACCGCCCGTCGTCGAACCTCCCATCGTCGAGCCGCCCGTCGTGGTTCCGCCGGTCGTCGAACCCCCCGTCGTCGAACCGCCCGTCGTGGAACCGCCCGTCGTCGAGAACCCGGTCGAGGCCGGCACGTTCGCGCTCTGGCCGGGCAAGGAGGTGCGCCACGAGTACGACGCCGGCGCAGCCGACGGCTCGGAGGCGCAGGTCGCCTTCACCGTGCCGAAGAACATCGGCACCGGGGTGATGTACCACTCGCTGCAGGTCGCGTCGTCCGATGACGGTCGCAGCGGCTACCGCGCGACGGTCACCCTCAAGGCATCCGGCAGCATCCGGCTGACCCTGGCGAGCGTCACCGGCAACAGGAGCACGGTGCTCGAGGACGTGACGGTCGCCAAGCGCGGCACCTACGCCCCGGGTGACGACGTCCAGGTCGCGCTCAGCGTGAAGGACGGCACGGTCTCCGCCAAGTCGTGGGTGGCCGGTGCGGAAGAGCCGGACTGGCAGCTGACCGCCGACGGAGCGAAGCCCGCCGGCGACGGCGTGCTCCTCCTCGGCTACCTCTCCAAGCGAGCACCGAGCGCGGTCATGGCGCCCTGGTCCGACCTCGGCGTGACCGCTCCCTAG
- a CDS encoding glycosyltransferase — protein MEPADQVEMGEHVGAAVTVIVPTFNERDNVAELVARTAAALAGRDAEILFVDDSTDDTAVEVARVAADAPIPVRVIRRDENSGGLGGAVVVGLVSAASDICIVMDGDLQHPPELLPVLLDRFAQGDADVVAASRYIGGGDTSGLGTAVRFGVSRTATWLTRAMFPIRLARSTDPMTGFFLVDRSRLDLASLRPQGFKILLEILARTDLRIAEMPMEFAERRHGSSKASLRQGATFLAHLARLRFGKMSLFALIGAIGAVANLAIMWGLTAAGVPYIWAAIIGAEVTIIGNFLLQERFVFADMRTDARALGIRFASSFAFNNVEAALRIPVMALMVESWHISSVLATALSLIVAFFARFLFHSLVVYAPQRRRKTDAAASEPKPDTAAQRVIRAIDAEAMRPGEL, from the coding sequence ATGGAGCCCGCAGATCAGGTGGAGATGGGGGAGCACGTGGGGGCAGCCGTCACGGTCATCGTGCCGACGTTCAACGAACGCGACAACGTCGCGGAGCTCGTCGCGCGCACCGCCGCCGCGCTCGCCGGGCGCGACGCCGAGATCCTGTTCGTCGACGACAGCACCGACGACACGGCGGTGGAGGTCGCCAGGGTCGCCGCGGATGCACCGATCCCCGTGCGGGTGATCCGGCGAGACGAGAACAGCGGTGGTCTCGGTGGCGCCGTCGTCGTGGGACTCGTGTCCGCGGCATCCGACATCTGCATCGTGATGGACGGAGATCTGCAGCATCCGCCGGAGCTGCTGCCCGTGCTCCTCGACCGGTTCGCGCAGGGCGACGCCGACGTCGTCGCCGCGTCCCGCTACATCGGCGGCGGAGACACCAGCGGACTCGGCACGGCCGTCCGGTTCGGCGTCTCGCGCACCGCGACCTGGCTGACGCGGGCGATGTTCCCGATCCGTCTGGCACGCAGCACCGACCCGATGACGGGCTTCTTCCTCGTCGACCGCAGCCGGCTCGACCTCGCATCGCTCCGGCCGCAGGGATTCAAGATCCTGCTGGAGATCCTCGCGCGCACCGACCTGCGGATCGCCGAGATGCCCATGGAGTTCGCCGAGAGGCGCCACGGCAGCTCCAAGGCCAGCCTGCGCCAGGGGGCGACGTTCCTCGCGCATCTCGCGCGGCTGCGCTTCGGCAAGATGTCGCTGTTCGCCCTGATCGGCGCGATCGGGGCGGTGGCGAACCTCGCGATCATGTGGGGGCTGACCGCGGCGGGCGTGCCCTACATCTGGGCCGCGATCATCGGAGCCGAGGTCACGATCATCGGCAACTTCCTGCTGCAGGAACGATTCGTGTTCGCCGACATGCGCACGGACGCCCGTGCCCTCGGCATCCGCTTCGCCAGCTCGTTCGCCTTCAACAACGTCGAGGCCGCGCTGCGGATCCCCGTGATGGCGCTGATGGTGGAGAGCTGGCACATCTCGAGCGTGCTGGCGACGGCGCTCTCGCTGATCGTCGCCTTCTTCGCGCGGTTCCTCTTCCACTCGCTCGTCGTCTACGCGCCGCAGCGGCGCCGCAAGACCGACGCGGCGGCATCCGAGCCGAAGCCGGATACCGCCGCGCAGCGCGTGATACGCGCGATCGACGCCGAAGCGATGAGACCGGGCGAGCTCTAG
- a CDS encoding adenylyltransferase/cytidyltransferase family protein encodes MGTRIGYAVGAFDLFHVGHLNLLRHAKQQCDILIAGVVSDEMLRQVKGIEPVIPTAERAEIVKHISFVDDVYVETTPSKMDSWRDVQFTHFFKGDDWRGTEKGLRLEREFAEVGVEVVYFPYTAHTSSSSLRRALDAITAGANTPTAAISR; translated from the coding sequence ATGGGGACGCGTATCGGCTACGCCGTTGGTGCTTTCGACCTGTTTCACGTCGGGCATCTCAACCTTCTTCGTCACGCCAAGCAGCAGTGCGACATCCTGATCGCCGGCGTCGTGAGCGACGAGATGCTGCGCCAGGTGAAGGGCATCGAGCCCGTCATCCCGACGGCGGAGCGTGCGGAGATCGTCAAGCACATCTCGTTCGTCGACGATGTCTACGTCGAGACCACGCCGTCGAAGATGGACTCCTGGCGAGACGTGCAGTTCACGCACTTCTTCAAGGGCGACGACTGGCGCGGCACCGAGAAGGGCCTGCGCCTCGAGCGGGAGTTCGCGGAGGTCGGCGTGGAGGTCGTGTACTTCCCGTACACCGCCCACACCTCGAGCTCGTCGCTGCGGCGAGCGCTCGACGCGATCACGGCGGGCGCGAACACCCCGACGGCGGCGATCTCGCGCTGA
- a CDS encoding SIP domain-containing protein codes for MSSACEHLDDPDWENIDGAVLIAGDAADAAVIARVAARLPWDAQGVIILEAAARIQFRHIDVPEGVSVRWLVRGDGIRAHTKGERLASAVHAWCVEWTCTEPPAQWTVWLGPHTPPHVARMARSLLGVAN; via the coding sequence ATGAGCAGCGCGTGCGAGCACCTGGACGATCCCGACTGGGAGAACATCGACGGAGCCGTGCTCATCGCCGGCGATGCGGCGGATGCCGCTGTCATCGCCCGCGTCGCCGCCCGGCTGCCGTGGGATGCGCAGGGCGTCATCATCCTGGAGGCCGCGGCCCGCATCCAGTTCCGCCATATCGACGTGCCGGAGGGCGTGTCGGTGCGATGGCTCGTGCGCGGCGACGGAATCCGGGCGCACACCAAGGGTGAGCGGCTCGCGAGCGCGGTGCACGCCTGGTGCGTCGAGTGGACCTGCACGGAGCCGCCGGCGCAGTGGACCGTCTGGCTCGGTCCGCACACGCCGCCGCACGTCGCCCGGATGGCGCGGAGCCTGCTGGGCGTCGCGAACTGA
- a CDS encoding transporter substrate-binding domain-containing protein — MNTSSRFRRRPRSAGIIAVLALSGTLTGCGLTIPADPNGTLDAVTGGELRVGTSPDSTLVEVRDGVPSGSIVELVDDYAQSIDAEPDWTVASEESLVTMLEDGELDLVAGGITAKTPWLERAGVSRGYTGIEGADGREIVMLVPLGENAFLSSLETFLDAEVGS; from the coding sequence GTGAACACATCGTCGCGCTTCCGGCGTCGCCCCCGCTCGGCGGGCATCATCGCCGTTCTCGCACTGTCCGGCACCCTCACCGGATGCGGACTGACGATCCCGGCCGACCCGAACGGCACACTGGATGCCGTGACGGGCGGCGAGCTGCGGGTCGGGACCTCACCGGACAGCACTCTCGTGGAAGTCCGCGACGGCGTGCCGTCGGGCAGCATCGTCGAGCTCGTCGACGACTACGCGCAGAGCATCGACGCCGAACCCGACTGGACCGTCGCCTCCGAGGAGAGCCTCGTGACCATGCTCGAGGACGGGGAGCTGGATCTCGTCGCGGGTGGCATCACTGCGAAGACCCCGTGGCTCGAGCGCGCCGGGGTCAGTCGGGGATACACCGGGATCGAGGGAGCAGACGGGCGCGAGATCGTCATGCTGGTGCCGCTCGGCGAGAACGCGTTCCTCTCCTCGCTCGAGACCTTCCTCGACGCGGAGGTCGGCTCATGA